The Deltaproteobacteria bacterium genome contains a region encoding:
- the era gene encoding GTPase Era has protein sequence MSKQAFKSGFVSIIGRPNVGKSTLLNEIVGEKLSIITNKPQTTRNRITGIKNIDDAQIVFWDTPGIHKARDLMNKVMVKAAISTISEVDIIVFVIEANKISGSGDDFIINLLKEAGKPVILVINKIDLVKKGELLPVIDDLSSRFDFRHIIPLSAKKGEGVESLLENIKDILKEGPRFFSDDQLTDLPERFIVSEIIREKLYRSLRDEVPYSTAVEIEEFTEKESKNVLVIKALIYVERDSQKRIIIGKKGAMMREIGTAARKDIEALLGAKVFLEIFVKVKSGWSSSDRMLKELGID, from the coding sequence ATGAGTAAACAAGCATTTAAATCCGGTTTTGTTTCAATTATCGGCAGACCTAATGTAGGAAAATCGACGCTACTCAATGAAATAGTGGGTGAAAAGTTATCCATCATTACAAATAAGCCGCAGACAACAAGGAACAGGATAACGGGAATAAAGAATATTGATGACGCCCAGATCGTATTCTGGGATACGCCGGGTATACATAAGGCGAGAGACCTTATGAATAAGGTTATGGTCAAGGCAGCCATATCAACCATATCGGAGGTGGATATCATTGTTTTTGTCATCGAAGCGAACAAGATTTCAGGCAGCGGTGATGATTTTATCATCAACCTCTTAAAAGAAGCGGGCAAACCCGTCATCCTTGTGATAAACAAGATAGATCTCGTTAAAAAGGGAGAGCTCCTGCCAGTCATAGATGATCTTTCTTCACGGTTTGATTTCAGACATATTATTCCCTTGTCCGCAAAAAAGGGGGAGGGGGTTGAAAGCCTTTTAGAGAATATAAAGGATATTTTAAAAGAGGGACCACGCTTTTTTTCTGACGATCAACTGACGGACCTTCCGGAGAGATTTATCGTTTCAGAGATTATCAGGGAAAAGCTATACAGAAGTTTGAGAGATGAAGTTCCCTATTCTACGGCCGTTGAAATTGAGGAATTTACCGAGAAGGAAAGTAAAAATGTCCTGGTTATCAAGGCCCTTATCTATGTTGAGCGTGACTCGCAAAAGAGAATAATCATCGGCAAAAAGGGGGCCATGATGAGAGAGATAGGTACAGCTGCAAGAAAGGATATAGAAGCCCTGTTGGGAGCCAAAGTCTTCCTGGAAATTTTTGTGAAAGTGAAAAGCGGCTGGAGTAGCAGTGACAGGATGCTTAAGGAACTGGGCATAGATTAA
- a CDS encoding sulfotransferase has translation MRKKVIYIMGAGRSGTTLLDIILGNSEDIFSCGELVRFPTLRGIPHGSKKNDFKYTFWSKIEKKFFSKFPKIITYDDLLTLSMKIEFHRSFLINFFGFLPSKHLKMYKVYINNLFSSIFEEIDENIIIDSSKYPSRALALSRYLDYELYCIYLIRNPAHVVNAFQKKDIEQPSKNYFSANIYYFIINLYSTFVKFIIYKRNFVMIKYDDLVDNPMECLKKIESTFKIHLSKSKKLIENNKELNVGLLFDGNRIRQSKTINLKRKAYKKTSGIKNLLPIIINFFWWKEGQKK, from the coding sequence TTGAGAAAAAAAGTTATTTATATAATGGGTGCCGGTCGAAGTGGGACAACCTTGCTTGACATAATACTTGGGAACTCGGAAGACATATTTAGTTGTGGTGAATTAGTCAGGTTTCCCACTTTACGAGGAATTCCTCATGGTTCGAAAAAAAATGATTTTAAATATACTTTTTGGAGCAAGATAGAAAAAAAGTTTTTTTCTAAATTTCCCAAAATAATTACATATGATGATTTGCTCACTCTTTCGATGAAGATAGAGTTTCACCGTTCTTTCTTAATTAATTTTTTTGGATTCTTACCTTCAAAACACCTTAAAATGTATAAAGTTTACATCAATAATTTATTTTCATCAATTTTTGAAGAAATTGATGAAAATATCATTATTGATTCATCTAAATATCCGTCAAGAGCTTTAGCTCTGAGTAGATATTTGGATTATGAGTTGTACTGCATCTATTTAATTAGAAACCCGGCTCATGTAGTTAATGCTTTTCAAAAAAAGGATATAGAACAACCATCAAAAAACTATTTTAGTGCAAATATTTACTATTTTATCATTAATTTATATTCTACTTTTGTAAAATTTATTATTTACAAAAGAAATTTTGTTATGATTAAATACGATGATTTAGTTGATAATCCCATGGAATGTTTAAAAAAAATAGAAAGTACTTTTAAAATTCACTTAAGTAAATCTAAAAAATTAATTGAGAATAATAAAGAGCTTAATGTTGGTTTACTTTTTGATGGCAATAGAATTCGGCAGAGTAAAACTATTAATTTAAAAAGAAAAGCATATAAGAAAACAAGCGGTATAAAAAATCTGTTGCCTATCATTATAAATTTTTTTTGGTGGAAAGAAGGACAAAAAAAATGA
- the nadC gene encoding carboxylating nicotinate-nucleotide diphosphorylase has product MSEIRRIIEWALAEDLGSRDVTSAVLFRDRKVVSGFIKAKESFTLAGIDVAREVFESVNSTIIFRSMKRDGDKVEKGDTLAEMTGDVADLMIAERTALNFIQRLSGIATLTLQYTEKIRGSRARVADTRKTTPGLRALEKYAVKVGGGSNHRMGLYDGILIKDNHIAACGGIREAVSRAKMEAPHTIKVEVEVPDLNGVRDAVDAGADIIMLDNMNIDDMREAVRLIAGRALVEASGNITLDNISDVAFTGVDIISVGALTHSATAVDVSMRIEQAR; this is encoded by the coding sequence ATGTCTGAAATAAGAAGAATCATAGAGTGGGCTCTGGCCGAAGACCTGGGTAGCAGGGATGTGACCTCAGCTGTTCTATTCAGGGATCGTAAGGTCGTCTCTGGCTTTATTAAGGCCAAGGAATCCTTTACCCTTGCCGGCATCGACGTGGCAAGGGAGGTTTTTGAATCGGTCAATTCCACCATTATTTTCAGGAGCATGAAGCGAGATGGAGACAAAGTGGAAAAGGGCGATACCCTTGCCGAAATGACCGGTGACGTTGCTGATCTTATGATTGCCGAAAGGACGGCCCTTAACTTTATACAGAGGCTTTCAGGAATTGCCACATTGACGTTGCAATACACAGAAAAGATCAGGGGGAGCAGGGCAAGGGTGGCTGATACGAGGAAAACCACGCCGGGATTGAGGGCACTTGAAAAGTATGCCGTCAAGGTCGGAGGCGGTTCCAATCACCGCATGGGGCTTTACGATGGTATACTGATTAAGGATAATCACATTGCTGCCTGTGGCGGAATAAGGGAAGCTGTATCGAGAGCAAAGATGGAAGCGCCTCATACCATTAAGGTAGAGGTAGAGGTGCCGGACCTTAATGGGGTAAGAGATGCCGTTGATGCCGGCGCCGACATTATTATGCTCGATAACATGAATATTGATGACATGCGGGAGGCCGTAAGGTTGATTGCAGGGAGGGCTCTCGTTGAAGCATCAGGTAATATTACACTCGATAATATTTCAGATGTGGCTTTTACGGGAGTCGATATCATATCGGTAGGTGCCCTGACCCATTCGGCTACCGCTGTTGATGTGAGTATGAGGATTGAACAGGCGAGGTAA
- a CDS encoding WecB/TagA/CpsF family glycosyltransferase, with protein MPEKSIQMFNININAATLEEAADMVINASKKREKGLVVTPNVDHMVKLDKDSEFMKIYKNALFIFADGMPIVWLSKILPGMSLPERVTGADLLPKVCEKASNSGLKVMIIGGMIGVAEEASSKLKKKFNNLNIVGTYCPPMGFEKNHEETMRIIGFCNSRKPDIIFFGVGAPKQEKWASSNINQLNDCIILCVGAAIDFAAGNIQRAPKFIQNIGFEWFWRLIKDPRRLWKRYLIQDSWFILMTLRELTKQLIYLKKTSP; from the coding sequence ATGCCTGAAAAAAGTATACAAATGTTTAATATTAATATTAATGCTGCTACATTGGAAGAAGCTGCAGATATGGTAATTAATGCATCAAAAAAAAGAGAAAAAGGGCTAGTAGTTACGCCTAATGTTGACCATATGGTAAAACTTGATAAAGACAGCGAATTTATGAAGATTTATAAAAATGCTTTATTTATATTCGCAGATGGTATGCCTATTGTGTGGTTAAGCAAAATACTTCCAGGAATGAGTCTACCTGAGCGTGTAACGGGGGCAGACTTGCTACCAAAAGTCTGTGAAAAAGCATCTAATAGTGGATTGAAAGTTATGATAATTGGAGGTATGATAGGGGTTGCTGAAGAAGCTTCATCAAAACTCAAAAAAAAGTTTAATAACTTAAATATTGTTGGCACTTATTGTCCTCCCATGGGTTTTGAAAAAAACCATGAAGAAACAATGAGAATAATTGGTTTTTGCAACAGTAGAAAACCAGATATCATTTTTTTTGGAGTGGGAGCCCCTAAACAGGAAAAGTGGGCTTCTTCCAATATAAATCAGTTAAATGATTGTATTATTTTATGTGTTGGAGCAGCTATCGATTTTGCAGCTGGAAATATCCAGAGGGCGCCCAAATTTATCCAAAATATAGGCTTTGAATGGTTCTGGCGTTTAATTAAAGATCCTAGAAGACTATGGAAAAGATATCTTATTCAGGATAGCTGGTTTATTCTAATGACCCTTCGTGAACTTACAAAACAATTAATATATCTCAAGAAAACATCTCCGTAA
- a CDS encoding radical SAM protein, whose translation MARKKMFIAPFYVNHRGCPERCVFCDQNSISGQDGGMAEGDEIKSEISSYLESWQGEGRREVAFYGGTFTALPLAMQEHMLGQVKPFIDNGEIDAVRVSTRPDAIDEEGLKLLKKYGAATVELGVQSMDDEVLRSSGRGHSSADTESAARLIREYGFTLGCQLMPGLPGDSYERSMKSAFKVADLGAELVRIYPALVIRGTELEKKFQEGSYRPLTMEEALPLCADMVELFRARNIDVIRIGLQAEESLEKSLLSGPYHPSFGEMVESAIFMKKARSLLAKASYGNKDISFSISPSDESAFRGQRNMNIKRLSADFPRLNFSIRKDFSLKRGKVLIH comes from the coding sequence ATGGCTAGAAAAAAGATGTTTATTGCTCCCTTCTATGTGAACCACAGAGGGTGCCCTGAACGGTGCGTCTTTTGCGATCAGAACAGCATTTCCGGGCAGGATGGCGGCATGGCTGAAGGAGATGAAATTAAGTCGGAAATTTCTTCCTATCTCGAAAGCTGGCAAGGGGAGGGGAGGCGAGAAGTTGCCTTCTATGGCGGCACCTTTACTGCGCTTCCTCTGGCCATGCAGGAGCATATGCTTGGTCAAGTAAAGCCCTTTATCGATAATGGTGAAATTGATGCCGTCAGAGTATCAACAAGGCCCGATGCTATCGATGAAGAAGGTCTTAAGCTTCTTAAGAAATATGGTGCAGCGACGGTAGAGCTGGGTGTTCAGTCTATGGATGATGAGGTACTGCGGTCCTCGGGGAGGGGGCACAGTTCAGCGGATACGGAAAGTGCGGCCAGGCTGATTAGGGAGTACGGCTTCACGCTGGGCTGTCAACTCATGCCCGGGCTACCTGGCGACAGTTATGAAAGGTCGATGAAAAGTGCATTCAAGGTTGCAGATCTCGGCGCTGAACTGGTCAGGATTTATCCGGCTCTTGTCATCAGGGGGACGGAGTTGGAAAAGAAATTTCAGGAAGGGAGCTATAGACCGCTAACCATGGAAGAAGCCCTTCCTCTCTGTGCAGATATGGTGGAGCTGTTTAGAGCAAGGAATATTGATGTTATCAGGATCGGTCTTCAGGCAGAAGAAAGCCTTGAAAAATCGCTTCTTTCAGGTCCTTACCATCCCTCTTTCGGAGAGATGGTTGAGTCGGCCATTTTTATGAAAAAAGCCAGGTCTCTTCTTGCAAAAGCATCTTACGGGAATAAAGATATTTCTTTTTCAATATCCCCTTCTGATGAGTCGGCATTCAGGGGACAGCGAAATATGAATATAAAGAGACTCAGTGCAGACTTCCCTCGTTTAAACTTTTCAATAAGAAAGGATTTTTCACTTAAAAGGGGGAAGGTGTTGATTCATTGA
- a CDS encoding acyltransferase — MKNIKQIFKYFLYFIYISAIRFTPENYRPYSLFFPLFRKFLVSNFTDKCGKGLVVKHNSDISPHIKIGNFSELGTRCMIQSNTTLGNNVIMGPDVKIYTRNHNYSSIKDPVRVQGKIHKTTTIGNDVWIGANVIILPGITVGNKVVIGAGSVITKNIPDLVVVGGNPAKIIKERI, encoded by the coding sequence ATGAAGAATATTAAACAAATATTTAAATACTTTCTTTACTTTATATACATTAGTGCCATCAGATTTACACCAGAAAATTATAGGCCATACAGTTTATTTTTCCCCTTGTTTAGAAAGTTTTTAGTCTCTAACTTTACGGATAAATGTGGTAAGGGCTTAGTAGTTAAACATAACTCAGATATATCACCTCATATTAAAATTGGTAATTTTTCTGAGTTAGGCACGCGGTGCATGATTCAGTCCAATACTACCTTAGGTAACAATGTGATTATGGGGCCGGATGTAAAAATTTATACAAGAAATCATAATTATTCATCAATAAAAGATCCCGTACGAGTTCAGGGTAAAATTCACAAAACAACAACAATAGGAAACGATGTATGGATTGGCGCAAATGTTATCATTCTTCCTGGAATAACGGTTGGAAATAAAGTTGTGATAGGAGCGGGGTCTGTTATAACCAAGAACATTCCTGACTTAGTTGTCGTTGGAGGAAACCCAGCTAAAATAATTAAAGAGAGAATATAA
- a CDS encoding nitroreductase has product MDALNCIKTRKSIRKFKPETVPKEILIEVIETAQRSPSYKNSQPWEVIIISGKEKDELSRLLVGLLEENEVKKPDIPEPTGWPAPVEERIKSTLDNRSKLFHIDLTDPENIKRSKKANFRFYGAPHAIFFYQDASLNEWSILDMGMFIQSVMLAANAKGLGTVPQAYLTDYSGEVRQFLGIADSKRLVLGMSIGYADMDDKINSAMTGREDLEKIVHWIE; this is encoded by the coding sequence ATGGACGCCCTAAATTGTATTAAAACCAGAAAAAGCATTCGCAAGTTCAAACCGGAGACGGTCCCAAAGGAAATCCTCATTGAAGTCATTGAAACAGCTCAGCGAAGCCCCTCCTACAAAAACAGCCAACCCTGGGAAGTTATCATCATCTCAGGCAAGGAGAAAGATGAGCTTTCCAGGCTGCTTGTCGGTCTTCTTGAAGAGAATGAAGTAAAAAAACCTGACATCCCTGAACCAACGGGCTGGCCGGCCCCTGTTGAAGAGCGAATCAAATCAACACTCGACAATAGAAGCAAGCTCTTCCACATTGACCTGACCGATCCTGAAAATATCAAAAGATCTAAAAAAGCCAACTTCAGGTTCTATGGAGCGCCTCATGCCATCTTTTTCTACCAGGACGCATCACTTAACGAGTGGTCCATTCTCGACATGGGTATGTTCATCCAGAGTGTCATGCTGGCTGCTAATGCAAAAGGACTCGGCACAGTACCCCAGGCTTACCTTACGGACTATTCGGGTGAAGTCAGACAGTTTCTCGGCATAGCTGACTCAAAACGTCTTGTCCTTGGAATGTCAATCGGATATGCGGACATGGATGACAAAATTAACAGCGCCATGACCGGCAGAGAAGATTTAGAGAAAATAGTTCACTGGATAGAATAA
- the rnc gene encoding ribonuclease III — MTDLPHLSGLQARIGFQFSSESLLRHALTHKSFVNENKTLNVGDNERLEFLGDAVLDLVISEILYTLFPDLKEGPLSKKRASIVREESLAAIAREIGLGEYILLGKGELLSGGRDKSSLLADTFEALVAALYLDGGLEKAKEVIEEIFIPLIKSPLHFADFKSELQELCQKEKRGPIAYEVASESGPDHDKTFEVVLHIEGKPVARGRGKSIKEAEQMAARRALKEAADHG, encoded by the coding sequence ATGACAGACCTGCCTCATTTATCGGGCCTTCAGGCAAGGATAGGGTTTCAATTTTCCAGTGAGAGTTTGCTCAGGCATGCCTTAACTCACAAATCTTTTGTTAATGAGAATAAAACGCTCAATGTAGGGGATAATGAAAGGCTTGAATTCCTTGGTGATGCCGTTCTTGACCTCGTTATTTCAGAAATTCTTTATACTCTTTTTCCTGATTTAAAGGAGGGTCCTCTTTCGAAAAAAAGGGCCTCCATCGTACGAGAAGAGAGTCTGGCTGCCATTGCCAGAGAAATAGGACTGGGAGAATATATTCTTCTCGGCAAGGGGGAACTCCTGAGTGGAGGCAGAGACAAAAGTTCACTCCTGGCAGATACCTTTGAGGCCCTTGTGGCAGCACTCTATCTTGATGGCGGGCTTGAAAAAGCTAAAGAAGTTATTGAAGAAATATTTATTCCTCTCATCAAATCACCCCTTCATTTTGCCGATTTCAAATCGGAACTTCAGGAACTCTGCCAGAAGGAGAAAAGAGGGCCCATTGCCTATGAAGTTGCCTCGGAGTCTGGCCCTGATCATGACAAGACCTTTGAGGTAGTTTTACATATTGAAGGAAAACCGGTTGCCAGAGGGAGAGGAAAAAGTATAAAAGAGGCTGAGCAGATGGCAGCCAGAAGGGCGCTTAAAGAGGCAGCAGATCATGGCTAG
- a CDS encoding valine--tRNA ligase — protein MLEKELAKAYEPEEIEEKWYKKWIDNQDFRADENSDKEGYSIVIPPPNVTGSLHMGHALNNTLQDIMARIKRMQGYNVLWLPGTDHAGIATQNVVEKQLALQETVKESLGRELFVKRVWEWKEEYGGVIVNQLKRLGASCDWSRERFTMDEGLSKAVRQVFVRLYEEGLIYKGDYIINWCPRCTTALSDLEVEHEDHKGHLYHIKYPFKDGSSELIVATTRPETMLGDTAVAVNPEDERFKDLIGKEVLLPLTDRTIPVIGDSHVDMNFGTGSLKITPGHDFNDFEIGLRHSLDVISVMERDGKMNELAGKYNGMDRYECREAVINDLKSGGYFVNIEDHDHSVGHCYRCSTTVEPMISKQWFVKVKTLAEPAMEAVRDGRTRIVPRQWEKTYFEWMENIKDWCISRQIWWGHRIPAWYCECGETVVAVERPDCCPSCGNKALEQDLDVLDTWFSSSLWPFTTMGWPDDTKELKLFYSTSLLVTGFDILFFWVARMMMMGLKFMNDVPFKDVYIHALVRDAQGRKMSKSKGNVIDPLLMIEKFGTDAFRFTLAAFAAQGRDVRLSEDRIEGYRNFVNKIWNASRFALMNLKGYEGDGLQLPPSEKLQLPDRWIISRLNRTVESVTRYIDAYRFNDAASSIYQFVWHELCDWYIEMIKPALYGKEGEERKKVVQAVLARVMTNSYQILHPFMPFLTEELYSYITGKEESIMKSAFPLTEPSLIAEKLEGDMELVMGVIKAVRNIKGEMGVAPGTMVELIVRGGSSESIETVKGSLSLIEGLARLASSSFTDGHAPQGAAMSVVGDLEVYLPLKGLVDFEEEEKRLEKEIVKVEKDISFLAKKLANKDFIARAPAHVVEKDKAKYDDMKEAKEKLEASLERIKCLK, from the coding sequence ATGTTGGAAAAAGAGCTTGCCAAGGCTTATGAGCCCGAAGAAATTGAGGAAAAGTGGTACAAGAAGTGGATTGATAACCAGGATTTCAGGGCAGATGAGAATAGCGATAAGGAAGGTTATTCCATTGTTATCCCGCCGCCTAATGTGACCGGTTCGCTGCATATGGGACATGCCCTGAATAATACCTTGCAGGATATTATGGCCAGGATTAAAAGAATGCAGGGTTATAATGTATTATGGCTTCCCGGTACGGATCATGCCGGTATTGCTACTCAAAATGTTGTTGAAAAACAGCTCGCCCTGCAGGAGACGGTGAAAGAATCTCTGGGAAGAGAGCTATTCGTCAAGCGTGTCTGGGAATGGAAAGAAGAGTATGGTGGTGTTATTGTAAATCAACTCAAAAGGCTTGGCGCCTCCTGTGATTGGAGCAGGGAGCGCTTTACCATGGATGAAGGCCTTTCAAAGGCTGTTCGACAGGTTTTCGTCAGACTCTATGAGGAAGGACTCATTTATAAAGGGGATTATATTATCAACTGGTGCCCAAGATGTACGACGGCGCTTTCTGATCTGGAAGTTGAACATGAAGACCATAAGGGGCATCTCTATCACATAAAATATCCTTTCAAGGATGGCAGCAGTGAGCTTATTGTAGCTACGACTAGACCTGAAACCATGCTTGGCGATACGGCTGTTGCCGTTAATCCCGAAGATGAACGATTTAAGGACCTTATCGGTAAAGAAGTACTTCTTCCTCTCACTGATCGTACGATTCCCGTTATTGGAGACAGCCACGTAGATATGAATTTTGGAACGGGCTCTCTAAAGATTACGCCGGGCCATGATTTTAACGACTTCGAGATTGGCTTGAGGCATTCACTCGATGTTATCTCTGTCATGGAGAGGGATGGGAAGATGAATGAACTTGCCGGTAAATATAACGGTATGGACCGTTATGAGTGCAGGGAAGCAGTTATTAACGATCTTAAATCCGGTGGTTATTTTGTCAATATAGAGGATCATGATCATAGTGTGGGTCATTGCTATCGCTGTAGCACGACGGTAGAGCCTATGATCTCAAAGCAATGGTTTGTTAAGGTAAAGACCCTGGCAGAACCAGCCATGGAAGCTGTCAGAGATGGCAGAACGAGGATTGTTCCAAGGCAGTGGGAGAAAACCTATTTTGAGTGGATGGAAAATATCAAGGATTGGTGCATATCGAGGCAGATATGGTGGGGGCACAGGATTCCGGCCTGGTATTGTGAATGTGGTGAGACCGTTGTTGCTGTTGAGAGGCCCGACTGTTGCCCCTCCTGCGGCAATAAGGCGCTTGAGCAGGACCTGGATGTTCTCGATACATGGTTTTCTTCATCCCTCTGGCCTTTTACTACCATGGGATGGCCCGATGATACGAAGGAGTTGAAGCTCTTTTACTCTACGTCGCTTCTTGTTACCGGTTTTGATATCCTCTTTTTCTGGGTGGCAAGAATGATGATGATGGGTCTTAAGTTTATGAATGACGTGCCCTTTAAAGACGTTTACATCCATGCCCTTGTTCGAGACGCTCAGGGACGGAAGATGAGTAAATCGAAGGGGAACGTTATCGATCCCCTTCTCATGATAGAAAAGTTCGGTACCGACGCCTTCAGATTTACCCTGGCGGCCTTTGCAGCCCAGGGGCGGGATGTGAGACTTTCTGAAGACAGGATTGAAGGCTACAGGAACTTTGTAAACAAGATCTGGAATGCTTCCCGATTTGCTCTCATGAATCTTAAGGGCTATGAGGGAGACGGGCTTCAACTGCCGCCTTCAGAGAAACTCCAACTGCCGGACCGGTGGATTATTTCCAGGCTTAACAGGACTGTCGAATCGGTAACAAGGTATATTGATGCCTACAGGTTCAATGATGCGGCAAGCAGTATTTACCAGTTTGTCTGGCATGAACTCTGTGACTGGTATATAGAAATGATCAAACCTGCTCTTTATGGCAAGGAGGGTGAAGAGCGGAAGAAGGTTGTCCAGGCGGTTCTGGCAAGAGTGATGACTAACTCTTACCAGATTCTTCACCCTTTTATGCCTTTCCTGACAGAGGAACTCTACAGCTATATAACCGGTAAAGAAGAATCAATCATGAAAAGCGCTTTCCCCCTTACGGAGCCATCCTTGATTGCTGAAAAGCTGGAAGGTGACATGGAGCTTGTTATGGGTGTCATTAAGGCGGTAAGAAATATAAAGGGAGAGATGGGGGTAGCGCCGGGAACCATGGTTGAACTCATTGTTAGAGGCGGAAGCAGCGAGTCAATAGAAACGGTCAAGGGTAGCTTAAGCCTCATTGAAGGGCTCGCACGGCTCGCATCGTCTTCTTTTACCGATGGTCATGCTCCGCAGGGCGCTGCCATGTCTGTCGTCGGTGATTTAGAGGTTTATCTTCCGCTTAAGGGACTCGTTGATTTCGAGGAAGAAGAAAAGAGGCTGGAAAAAGAGATCGTCAAGGTAGAGAAGGATATAAGCTTTCTTGCCAAAAAGCTTGCCAATAAGGATTTCATAGCGAGAGCCCCCGCCCATGTTGTGGAAAAGGACAAGGCAAAGTATGATGACATGAAAGAGGCGAAAGAAAAGCTCGAAGCATCACTTGAGAGGATCAAATGTCTGAAATAA
- a CDS encoding undecaprenyl-phosphate glucose phosphotransferase translates to MLKKHWQFLSSVFAFADILIIAVSWTIAYHIRFSGLWWENIRVNPLSKQYLIILVPILILWPFIFKNMGLYKQRRISSIITEVFDVSKASTLAMIILVSTTYFIRKDEYSRLVFFYFWIISIILLSVERFILREFLRSFRQKGYNFRLVLIVGAGDLGVRVLKKVKSSPWSGLKVVGLIDDNITKGEVIEGHKVIGKTKNIRNIIKEYEVDQVFVALPVQAYKRLTYVVNSLSDETVTVRIVPDLYQTMTLNAGIEDFDGMPLINLTESPMYGWSVIVKRLSDILVASIALLLTSPLLLLISIIIKLTSSGPIVFKQKRYGLDGKEIKVYKFRTMSVSEDGEQVLQATKSDPRVTPFGAFLRKTSLDELPQFLNVLQGRMSVVGPRPHAVIHNEEYKKIVKSYMLRHKVKPGITGWAQVNGWRGETNTLEKIEKRVEHDLYYIENWSVWLDIKIMWLTIWKGFIHKHAY, encoded by the coding sequence ATGCTTAAAAAGCACTGGCAGTTTCTCTCAAGTGTTTTTGCATTTGCAGATATTCTAATTATCGCTGTCTCATGGACTATTGCATATCACATAAGGTTTTCTGGTTTATGGTGGGAAAATATTCGAGTTAATCCTCTTTCAAAGCAGTATTTAATAATATTAGTACCCATCCTTATTCTATGGCCTTTTATTTTTAAAAACATGGGCTTATATAAACAGAGAAGAATTTCCTCAATAATTACCGAAGTATTTGATGTGTCAAAAGCTTCTACCCTGGCTATGATCATACTTGTCAGCACGACTTACTTTATTCGGAAAGATGAGTACTCCAGGCTGGTATTTTTCTACTTCTGGATCATAAGCATAATTCTCCTTTCCGTCGAAAGATTTATTTTAAGAGAATTCCTTCGCAGTTTTCGACAAAAAGGCTACAACTTCAGACTCGTTCTCATTGTCGGAGCAGGTGATTTAGGTGTCAGGGTTCTAAAAAAGGTAAAGTCTAGCCCCTGGTCGGGACTTAAAGTTGTCGGATTGATTGATGACAATATAACAAAAGGTGAAGTGATCGAAGGCCATAAAGTCATTGGAAAAACAAAAAACATAAGAAACATTATTAAAGAGTATGAGGTTGATCAAGTATTTGTAGCCCTTCCGGTGCAGGCATATAAGCGACTCACTTATGTGGTAAACAGTCTCAGTGATGAAACAGTAACCGTCAGAATTGTGCCTGATCTATATCAGACAATGACCTTGAATGCGGGCATTGAAGATTTTGATGGTATGCCCTTAATCAATCTAACGGAAAGCCCCATGTATGGGTGGAGTGTCATTGTCAAAAGGTTGTCAGATATTCTTGTTGCCTCCATTGCACTTTTGCTTACATCTCCATTACTACTTCTCATATCAATTATTATTAAACTTACATCAAGTGGTCCTATCGTTTTTAAACAGAAACGTTATGGCCTTGATGGGAAAGAAATCAAGGTCTATAAATTTCGGACAATGTCTGTATCTGAAGATGGCGAACAGGTTCTGCAGGCTACAAAATCTGACCCTAGAGTCACTCCCTTCGGTGCTTTTCTCCGTAAAACAAGCCTTGATGAATTGCCCCAATTCCTGAATGTATTGCAGGGTCGCATGTCTGTCGTCGGACCAAGACCACATGCAGTTATTCATAATGAAGAATATAAGAAAATAGTAAAAAGTTACATGCTAAGGCACAAGGTAAAGCCCGGTATCACTGGCTGGGCACAGGTTAATGGCTGGCGTGGTGAAACTAACACCCTGGAAAAAATTGAGAAAAGAGTTGAACATGACCTTTACTACATCGAAAACTGGTCAGTATGGCTGGATATTAAAATAATGTGGCTCACAATCTGGAAGGGTTTTATTCATAAACACGCCTATTAA
- a CDS encoding Dabb family protein, whose translation MIRHIVFFKFKESTSNDEREKLISALEGLKDKIEVVRELIVGRDIGNKPNSCHIALDSTFETFDDVEAYAVHPDHMEVVKMVKEVCESSLKVDYEF comes from the coding sequence ATGATAAGGCATATCGTTTTCTTCAAGTTCAAAGAAAGCACATCTAATGATGAAAGAGAAAAGCTCATCTCGGCGCTGGAAGGACTGAAAGACAAGATTGAAGTTGTCAGGGAATTGATAGTTGGGAGGGATATTGGCAATAAACCCAACTCTTGCCATATCGCCCTTGATTCGACTTTTGAAACCTTTGATGATGTAGAGGCCTATGCCGTTCACCCCGACCATATGGAAGTGGTTAAGATGGTGAAGGAAGTTTGTGAATCATCGCTTAAGGTAGATTATGAGTTTTAG